The Synechococcus sp. BL107 nucleotide sequence GCTCAGCACCCTGGCGTGATGCCAGCCCATATTGCCGATGCCGATCACCCCGACCTTTACCGGAACGATGGGGTCGGCAGACATCGGCTAGCCATTAAAGATGTGGGAAGACTATCGGCCTTCAGTCAGAAACCTCGTCCAAGTTCGGCAGAATCAGCCGAACACGATCAATTCGTGGCCCTGCCATCACGGTGATTTCAAACTGCAGACCCTGAAAACTTAGGGCTTCTCCTGCTGCAGGAATGTGCTGAAGCCTTTCCAACAGAAAGCCCGCCAAGGTGTGGTGGTCATCCGCTTCAGGCAGGTCTAAGTCGAGCTGCCGATTCAACTCAAAGATCTCAAGTTCTCCAGCCACTAACCAGGAACCAGGTCGACTCTCTTCCGCCTGCAATTCCGGTTCATCGGCATCGTCTTGAACCTCGTCACCAACAATTTCCCCCGTGAGATCAGCGGCCGTCACAAGGCCCTCCGTACCACCGTGCTCATCTACCACCAGCAGCAGGGGCTGACCGCTACGGATCATGGGAAGCAATTCGGCCAGCGTGGAGGTTTCCAAAACCCGAACCGCAGGTTGGAGATAGGGCTCCAAGGGCGAATTGGACTCCAGCTGTCCACGCGCAATCGGTTCAGCCATCTGCCGTAAATCCAGCACCCCGAGCACATCGTCGAGGGATTCACCGATCACAGGAAAACGAGCATGCCGAGTGTGGTGCACCGCCTCCATTAATTCTGCAAAGCAAACGCTGGCGGGGAGCGTCACCATGCCGGAACGCGGCACCATCACCTCTCGCACTTGCGTATCTCGAAGAGCAAACACCCCTTCAAGGATGTTGCGCTCATCCGGAAACAAGCCCGTAACCCGACCGGACTCGACCAAGGTTTCCAACTCACCAGCCGATAGGGCGGGCACCAAAACATCCCATTGGGGCGCTAGTCCTAGAAGCCGCATCAGCAAGCCAGCAAAAGCCTCCAGCAGATTGAGCAAAGGCGCGAGACAGCGCATCACCACCTCGAGCAACGGCGCCAGACGCAAAGCCGCTTGTTCTGGACGATTCAGCACCCACGCCTTCGGCAACAATCCCCCGAGGAATGTGGCCAGCAACACAATCAGCACAAACAACGAGGCGTCCCGCCAAGCCACACCGAGCGATCCATCGGACCAAAGACGCCCACCCAAGCCTCGACCGGCCCAGCCAAGGGAGACCAACGCCAAAGTGGCGCCAAGTTGGGACGCCATAAGCGCTCGCCGCAGCCTTCTCTGCAAACGCTGGATCGCCTGGGCTCCGGTATGGCCTTCTTCAACGAGCAACTCGACCCGACTGGGCCGTAAGCGCAATAACGACACCTCCGCCGCAGCGAAGAATGCCGGCAAAACCAACAAAACAGCTAGTAGAAAAAGCCGCATCAAGTGACGTCAATGGGGGTCGCGGGGATCGAACCCGCCTTAGGCGAATTATGAGTTCGCTGCATTCACCAGATTGCTAGACCCCCCTCTCACGAGTGTTACCACAAGGGGGTAACCAAGGGAATCTCCAGTTGTGCCGGAGGTTGCCCCTGCTCCAACGAAAGACTGGAGCCAAAGCCATTGGCAATGTCTTGGGTGCGCCACGGGCCGGGAGGGCTCTGCTCTTCGATCAAGGCCTCAACGGTGTTCTCAATCGCGGAAGCGTCCCAAACAATCGTTTGATCAGGGAAGCCAAAGCCCATCAGCTGGTTACCACCCTTGCCAGCCACTGCAATCCCCAAAAGGTCGGTGATTTGATGGGTCACATCAATGCCCCGGACAAAGGGCGCTGTCCAGGTGTACATCCGCCGGTTGAGCAATGCGGAGCTGGTTTCCCTAGGGCCACAGGTGGTGACTTCAACAGGCACCAAGCCAGACCCTGCAGATGGATCCGGCGCCTCAAGGGTGGTCGTGCACACCACAGGACCAGCCTTGACAGGGGCAGCCATCTGCGAAAGCGCCATCTCCGAAACCGCCGTGGCCATGAAGGCCGTCAGCAAAGCTGAAAATTTCCTCATACCCAGCGGCACAAACATCTGTCCCCTCTCAGCGCAAACTAAGGACATCTGTGACCACTGGCCAGTCCCATGTCCACCTCGCCCGGACTCACCGAGGAGCAGCGCAGCGACTTGATGCGGCGCTTGGCCACATCGGCCTACAAACGTGGCAATTTCACCCTCGCCTCTGGACGCCAGAGCGAGCACTACGTGAATTGCAAGCCGGTGAGCCTCAGTGGGGCAGGGCTACTCCTGATCAGCACGGCAATGCTCAGCCACGTGGAGGACCAGTCCGTTGCGGTGGCTGGCCTCACCCTTGGAGCGGACCCTCTCGTGAGCGGAGTGGCCATGGCGGCCTCCTTGGCCCACCACAACTTGGACGCATTGATCGTGCGGAAAGCCGCGAAAGGACATGGAACTGGGGCCTGGCTTGAGGGGCCTCTCCCACAGCCCGGCGCTCTGATCACGGTGCTGGAAGACGTTGTGACGACCGGTGGGTCATCCCTCAAAGCCGTGAACCAACTGCGCGAAGCTGGTTACGTCGTGAACCGTGTGATCACGATCGTGGATCGCGAGGAGGGAGGAGCGGCAGCCATGGACGCCGCGGAACTCGAGCTCATCAGCTTGTTCCGGCTATCCGAAATTTCAGCCTTTGCATCCACACTCAACCAATGACTGGGGCTCTTCACTGGGATTCAGCCTTCCCATTGCTAAGGCTCGAAGGGGAAGGAACCCGCAACTTTCTTCAAGGACAAACCAGCGCAGATATGACCGATACCCCTGAGGGGGCTTTGGTTCAAACCTGCTGGCTCAGCGCGACTGGTCGATTGCGAGCCCTCTTGGAAGTTCGCCTTCGGGCCAACGGTGCGGATGTGCTTGTTCTTGCTGGCGACGCGACGGCCGTAGCGAAGGGATTCGACCAAGTGATTTTTCCGGCAGATCGGGTGCGCTTGCAACCCATCACAGAACAGCGCCGCGTTCAACCCCTCAGCAAAACCATTACCGCGCTGTGGCTCGACCATGACTCACCATTACCGCCGAGCTGGACCAGCAATCCTGCTGATTCAAAGCAATTGGAGCGCTGGCGTATTGAACAAAGACTGGCTTTTGGCGCTGGCGAGTTGAACGCTGATGCCAATCCCTTCGAGCTGGGATTGACGGATCTCGTAAGCCTTAGCAAGGGGTGTTTTCTCGGACAGGAAACAGTTGCCAAGCTCGCCAACCTCGGCGGAACGAAGCAGGAGCTCAGGGGATGGATCTGCAACCACGTGCCTTCGGTCGGCGACACCTTGCGCGCCAACGGCGAACGAGCAGGAACAATCACCAGTGTCCTCGACACACCGGAAGGGTCCATCGGTCTTGCTTTGGTGCGGCGTCTGCATCTTGGGGCGGAAACCCTGGATGGCTCAGACGGCCAGACCGTGCACATGAACCCCTTGCCAGCGGATCAGCGTCCAGCGGTCGGCTGATCCAAAACCGGCCCTGATTTGAGCAAATGATCTTCCTTCAGGATCCATTCCGCCACAGCCCAAGTGGCTCGGCAATCGTCTTGATTGTATTGAAAAATCCAGGCCAAACCATGACGGGAACCTCGACGCTTCGGACCTTCCCCCAACCATTGCCGCCACCAGAGCAAAGCCCGCGCACCATCCACGCCAGGCTGGCTCCAATGAAACCCACGCCAAGCCGCAACCGACTTGAGCCCATAGCTGCCGAGTGGCAATCGCCAGTGGCTCCGAATCCTGGAGTGCACATCCACTAAACGTCGCTTCAATCGACGCAATTGCGCATCAGACGCACCCTGTCGTTGGGCCAAACGACGAAGTGACAGGGTTTCCGTTTCGCCGTAATGCAGGATCGGCCAACCGTCGTATCGACTCAACAAACGTTGCAGTCGAAGCCAACTGCGCTGTTCTCCATGCTCAGCCATCACAAGTAACGGGTGGTAGGTGGCTGCCGCAAGATCCCAACGACCATCGCTTTGACGCGGCAATCGCAGAAAACCATGCAAGAAATCATGGCGTGCATCGGGGTCGGACTCGATGTCGTAGAGCAGAACCCCAGGCGCTCCCTGCAGTTCAGGCAAAGCGGGGGTGCCATCCAACCGTTCGACCAGGCCATCACGCTGGGCCATGGCCTGGGCAACCAGAGCTCGAGCAACGTCCCCATGCTGCTCACCAAACCGTTCCATCTCAACGGCCAACCGTTCTGGATTAGCCGATGCGAGGTCGTTGAGGCCATGAATCCCAAGCTCCTGCAGCATGTCGCGCCGCTTTGCACCGATGCCACTCACCTCGCTGAGATGGCCATCCGCCGCCGCAACGCGGCTACAACTCTCACGCCAACTACATAGCGTGCACTTGCGACGATCCGCAGCCAAGGATGGTGGTTGAGGTCGTTCTAAATCGGCCTTGAGTTTCCGAAGCGCCTCGCTGAGCTGCTTTCGCAGCCCACTCGTCAGCCTGATCCGTTCCCGCTCCAGGCGACGTCCACCGCCACCCAACACCAAAAGCTCGGGTACGGGGCTCGCCTGATAGGCCTCTAACAAATGGCCCATTAGGGCAAGGGGCAGTTGATGCTCCCTCGTGATCCGCCTGCCTTGGCGCGCCAAAACAGGTTGATAAGCAAACGAACCCCAGCGGCTTTGACCTGTCACCCGAAGCAACAGCGGTGGATGGGCCTCTACGCGCTCACCAGAGGGTCCTGCCCCTTTAAGACGCAACCCCACTATCCCTTCTTCACCAGCAGCACAGGCGGCTACGCCATGGCCTGGCTTATGCGGAAGCAACGCAACAAATGATCGTTGCTGATCATCAAGCAGCAGGTTGCGATGGGCGGTCCATCGCCGCTGATTGACATCTCCATGGCGATCCAGCCATGCCTTTCGGCGGCAACGCAACCAGCTGCGCAGCAGCCGATCCGTGAGGACGTTGTCGGCGAGCGGGGTGGCACCCATACGCTGACCTTACGGCCATGGGCTGCTAAATCCATTCCACTGCAGGGTGTCCCCATGGCATCGGCTCCATTACCGCTCGGCCCAGCTCCAATTCAATTCGGCACGGATGGTTGGCGCGGCGTGCTGGGGGTCGACATCACGGTGGAGCGTCTGCTTCCCGTGGCGGCGGCCGCCGCCCAAGAACTCGCGCACCGCGCCCCCGAAGGCCTCGACAGCCGCACCGTGGTGATCGGCTATGACCGCCGGTTTCTTGCCCCTGAACTGGCGGAAGCCATCGCTGCCGCTGTCCGTGGATGTGAGTTAGAGCCGCTGTTAACGGACACACCCGTTCCAACCCCAGCGTGCAGCTGGGCCGTCGTCGAGCGTCGGGCTCTTGGAGCCCTTGTGATCACTGCGAGCCATAACCCTCCGGAATGGCTCGGGCTGAAAATCAAAGGCCCCTTCGGAGGCTCCGTGGAGGGGGATTTCACCGCGGCAGTGGAACGCCGGCTTGCTGCCGGCGGAATCACGATCCCGATCCAGGGCGAGGTTGCGCGGTTCCCTGGGCGAGACGAGCACCTCAATGGGCTTCGCACAAAACTGGATCTAGCCCCAATCATGGCGGGGCTTAAAGCGATGAAGCTCAAGGTGATCGTTGATCCCATGCATGGCTCCGCGGCGGGCTGCATCTCGGATTTATTCGGACCGGCTGGCGCGGGATGGATTGAAGAAATCCGCAGTGAACGCAACCCTCTCTTTGGTGGAAATCCCCCGGAACCTTTAGCGCCTTATCTGCAGGAGTTAATTGCAGCGGTCCGCGCCTCCACCGCGGCTGGCACTCCTGCGGTTGGGCTCGTGTTCGATGGCGATGGAGATCGCATCGCCGCCGTTGACGAAACGGGACGGTTTTGCAGCACCCAGCTGTTAATGCCCTTACTCATCGATCATCTGGCCCGTGCCCGTGCGCTACCCGGTTCGATTGTGAAAACCGTCAGCGGATCGGACCTCATGCGATTGGTGGCCGAGGCGCAAGGTCGAGACGTCCTTGAATTAGCTGTGGGTTTCAAATACATCGCGGCGGAAATGCTGACCGGAGATGTCTTGATCGGGGGCGAAGAATCTGGGGGCGTGGGCTTTGGCATGCACCTTCCCGAGCGGGATGCGCTCTATGCCGCTGTTCTGGTTTTGGAAGCTTTGGTGGAAGGCGGACAACCGCTTGGTGCGCGACTCACCGGTCTTCAAGATCAACATGGTGGAGCGAGTCATTACGACCGCCTGGATTTAAGACTCGCCAACATGGAAGCCCGCAAACGCCTCGAGCAGATCCTTGAGAAAGCCACTCCAACGGCAGTGGCTGGTGAAGAGGTGCAAGAGGTGATTCGGACCGATGGCATCAAACTTCGGATGGGACCAAGCCACTGGCTGATGCTGCGTTTCTCCGGGACAGAGCCCTTACTCCGTTTGTATTGCGAAGGACCCGATGCAGACCGCGTGCACGCCGTACTGACTTGGGCAGAACACTTTGCTGAGGCGGCATGACGAAGAACCGGGTGCTCGTGATCGCTAGTGGCAATCAAGGCAAAATTCTTGAATTTCAAGGGTTGCTGAACGGACTACCCCTGCTGGTAGAGCCGCAGCCGGAGGGTCTTGATGTGGAAGAAACGGGCACCACATTCGCTGCAAATGCCCGAATCAAAGCCCTTGCCGTGGCGCAAGCCACGGGACATTGGGCCCTCGCCGACGACTCGGGCCTGAGCGTTTCAGCCCTGAATGGCGCGCCAGGGGTGCACTCGGCGCGTTATGCCCCAACAGACCCTGAGCGCATCAAGAAATTGCTCGAAGCATTACGCCCCTGCCATGAGCGCTCCGCCTATTTCAGTGCAGCGCTGTGTATTGCCGCTCCGGATGGTGAGGTGTTGGTCGAAGTGGAGGGTCGCTGTGAAGGCCAAATCACCAAGGCCCCCCGCGGCGACCAAGGCTTTGGGTACGACCCAATTTTCGAGGTCAACAACACGGGCCGCACATTTGCAGAAATGGCCTTGTCCGAAAAGAAAAGCTATGGCCATCGAGGCCGGGCTTTCACCCTCCTGGAACCACTGCTGAAAAACCTCATTTCCACGGATTAACAACGAGCGCACATCACATCAGGACGCCAAGGGTGAAACCCTGTACGGTGCGATCTGACGCTGACGAGGTCGATGGCCATTGCCATGACCACGGGTTACAGCGCACAGACCGAAGGCGCACTGCTTTGCATCAATGCCGCCTCGGACTGGGCCCTGACTTGTGTAGACCAACTTTCTGCCCAGACCAGCTACGTGCTGATTGATTACGGCGCTGCCGATGGAGGCACTGCAGTTGGTCTTTGGAGCCAGGTACTGGATCGGTTGCACGCCAATCAACCCAAGGCCCATCTCACGCTGATCGGCAACGACCTGCCAAGCAACGACAACGTCGCTCTGGCTGAAAACTTGGCCCAACAAATTCCACGCACACCAAAACCAACGGTTTTAGTGAGCGCACGCAGCTTTTACGAACCCTCCGTCGCACCGGACACGGTGAGCTTTGGCTTCTCAGCTACGGCAATGCACTGGCTGAGCGAATCTCCGGGACCGCTCGAGACTCACACGCATGTGCTGGCATCAGGGGATTCAGAAGCCCTTGCACGATTCACAAACCAAGCACTCAAGGATTGGGCCTACATCCTGGAATTGCGCAGCTTGGAACTCAAAGTTGGTGGCCGACTCCTCACGGTGAACCTCTCCCGGGATGAGCAAGGTCGCTACCTGGGCCATAACGGCGGTGAAACCCGCAATGTGCACGACCAGCTCCATCAGATCTGGCGTGGCCTTGCAGATGAGGGAGTCATCACTGAAGAGATTTATAAAAAAGGCACTGTCCTGAATTTCTACAAATCCCCGGAAGAATTCATGACACCGCTGAAGGACACCAATTCAGCGGCTTATCGCAATGGCCTGCGTTTGGTGGACGAACGCACGGTGTATGTGAAGTGCCCCTACCGCCGTCGCTGGAATGAAGACGGCGACACGGCAACCTTCGCGGCTGGCCTGATGGCCACCATCCGGAGTTGGAGCCGGCACAGCTTTGCCTCCGTCGCAGGGGACACAATCGCGGATCAGGTGTATGACCGTCTTGAACAGCGCATTGCCGCTGCCCCAGATGAGTGGAGCCTGGATTACGTGGAGCATCACCAGATGATGGAGAAAGTTGCTTAATGGCCAATGCAACCAAGCCAGAGCCGACGGTGTCGGTTCTGGCTCAACACGTCTCAGCGCATCTCTCAGTCTTTGTCGTCGCAGAAAACACCGATTCGAAACGCCCAGCCAATGGTGGGTTAAGGCTTCTGAATTACCCAAGCGATGAAGCCTGCATTGCGGACGGTCAACGGTTAGCGGGTTTGATGACCCACAAGCACGACCTGTATGGCACCGGGTTTGCCGGCGGAAAAATTGTGGCGCGTGCCCAGGAACCCGCAGCGGTTAAGGACGAACTAATCAGCGTGACCGCAGGGCTGCTGGAGTCACTCGATGGCTCGATGATCACAGGATGTGACCTGAATACAAGTTTGGAAGACATGGAGCGACTGATGTCGCTCACACCCCATGTTCTTGCTGCCGTTGGAAGCCCTGTGGATGCCAGTGCTGCCACAGCCCACGGCACGCTCGGAGCCGTCGAAGCTGTGCTCAGCAGCGACCTGAAAGATGCACCCCCCGGAAGGGCCCTTGTCCACGGATGTGGGGCCGTAGGGGGCACCGTCGCAAAAACCCTTGTGGATCAAGGCTGGACCGTCTTCACCGTGGATCTCAACAGGGAGCGTGCTGGCTTGGCCGGTGCCACTCCACTGCCTCCCAGCTGCCCCTGGTGGGAAGTGAAAGTGGATCTGATGCTTCCTTGCTCAATCTCCGGTTTGATCAACTCAGAGATTGCAGAAGGAATGCGCACCAAGGCCGTGGTACCAGCGGCCAATGCTCCGTTTCAGAACCCTCAACTTGCCGACGAGCTCCGTCAGCGTGGGATCCCCGTCTTACCCGATCCCCTCGTAAATGCTGGAGCGGTGATTGCGGATTCAATTGAACGTTTTTCACCGCAAGCTTGGAAAGGTGCCGGTGCTGAAGACGTTTACGCCTTCGTTCGTGGCGAAGTGCGCCGAAGGGCCACGGAATACTTGTCGCAACGCGAACAAGGGCTATCAGTAGGGGATGCGCTCACCGAAGTCGCAGCAGACACCACCGATCCAATCGGCCTGAGCTTTAAAGACACCCCATGAGCAACAACCTTTCATCCCTCCCCAATCAAGCCTCCGTGGTGATCATTGGCGGAGGAATGGCCGGCTTAAGTTGCGCCGCTTCGCTGGCCCGGCAGGGCGTTTCAGATGTTGTGCTGTTAGAGGCCAAAACTCTGGCCCACGCCCAAGCCAGCAGCTTTGGCGAAACCCGGATGTTCCGGGAAATGTATTCCGACCCAGTGCTCTGCAAGCTGGCCCAAGAAGCGAATCGACTCTGGCGCGAAGAAGAAGTTCTCTCCGGGGAAACTCTGCGCGAAACCCACGGCTTGCTCTTTTACGGGGAAAGCTGGGATGAGGAAACCATCGAGGGATCAATTCCGGGCGCCCGGCGCGTCATGGACGACCAAGGCATTCCCTATGAAGCGTTGAATGCTGGTGAGATTTCAGCGCGGTTTCCTTTGAAGCCAAAAGCAGACTTCACTGGACTGTTTGAACCCACTGCCGGTGCCGTTCGCAGTGACAAAGTCATTGCCCATTGGAGAAAAACGGCTGAGCAAGCCGGCCACCTGTTGGTTGAACACGCTGCGGTGCGCAGCTTGGATGACGACGGCGGTGGTGTTCTCCTGGAATCCGGTCAGCACATTGCGGCCGACCAAGTTGTTGTGGCTTGCGGTGTTTGGAGCCAGTTGCTGTTAGCACCTTTAGGGCTGGCGCCCAAACTTGAGGTGTGGCCGATGCTTTGGGCCCATTACACCGTGGATCCAGCCTTGGCCGATCGGTATCCCCAATGGTTCTGCTTCCAAAAGGAACGGGGTGATGACGGTGGCCTGTACTACGGCTTCCCTGTCCTCAGCACCACGAGCGATGGTCGTCCACGCATCAAAGCTGGTATCGATTGGGCCCCCCAAGAGTTGCGGGTGAGAGAACCCAATGCCATGTGCAGCGAACCACCGGCACGGCTAGTCGAATTGCTCGACCATTTTCTGTTCAACAATGTGAGTGGCATTCAGGAACGCGTCGAAACTGTCATCAGCCCGTATTCGATGACCAGCGATGTGAACTTCGTTCTTGATCGCCTCAGCCCCAAGTTGAGTTTGTTCTGTGGCGGATCTGGGCAATCGTTCAAATTTGCACCCTTAATTGGAGACTCCCTCGCGCGATTAGCCAGAGGAGAATCACCCGCCGTCGATATTTCCTGCTGGAACCACAAACGGGCTGCCGTCTGCGCCTAAGTCTGCGCCGAAATCCGCACTGAAGAATCCATCGTTTTTGAACCTGTGTCTGAAATTCCAACAACGTCTCGCTCCTGGTGGAAACAACCCCCGCTCTGGGTGGGTGCTGGACCACTTCTGATCTTCCTGGTGGTCTCCGCTATCGATTTAGCTCTGGCAAAGCACTTCACCGAGACAGGTAAGGCGATTGTTAGCAATGCGCTTGGAGGAATCTGGCAATGGATGGTGTTGCTGCTGTTTCTCATCGCAATCGCGATTGCAATCAGTCCGATTGGCCGCCTCCGCCTCGGCGGAGAGGATGCGAAACCAAGCCTGAAATTCTTTGACTGGTGTGCAGTGTTGATCTGCACGCTTTTGGCAGGAGGTGGGGTGTTTTGGTCGGCAGCTGAGCCGCTCTTTCACTTCCAAACGCCGTCACCAACCTTCGAGGGGGTGACGGGAGGAACTGCCGCGGCGGTCGACCCAGCACTAGCCGTGAGCTTCCTGCGCTGGGGCTTTTTGGCTTGGGCCTTAGTGGCAACCACCACGACGATTACCTATTCAATTTTGGAACGACGCGGAGAGCCACTCCGGCCTCGCACCCTGCTGGTCAATATCCTCCCGAGACAACTCGTTGATGGTCCTCTAGGTGACTTGGCAGATGGCCTATCGGTGGTGGCTGCCATTGCAGGAACTGTTGGCCCCTTGGGCTTCCTGTCCCTACAGCTGAGCAATGCCGCAGGTCAGCTCCCCTGGTTAAGCGACAGCGCTGGATTGCAATCCGTCGTGGTGCTCATGCTCACCGCTGTTTTCGCGACATCAACAGTGAGCGGAATACAAAAGGGCATCAAATGGCTCTCGGAGTTAAACGTTTGGCTCACCATCGGGATGGCGGCCGCACTACTTCTGCTTGGTCCTGGCCT carries:
- a CDS encoding BCCT family transporter — its product is MSEIPTTSRSWWKQPPLWVGAGPLLIFLVVSAIDLALAKHFTETGKAIVSNALGGIWQWMVLLLFLIAIAIAISPIGRLRLGGEDAKPSLKFFDWCAVLICTLLAGGGVFWSAAEPLFHFQTPSPTFEGVTGGTAAAVDPALAVSFLRWGFLAWALVATTTTITYSILERRGEPLRPRTLLVNILPRQLVDGPLGDLADGLSVVAAIAGTVGPLGFLSLQLSNAAGQLPWLSDSAGLQSVVVLMLTAVFATSTVSGIQKGIKWLSELNVWLTIGMAAALLLLGPGLWLIQHFFSGFLTYLIHLPEMALAQNDSANNWVNGWTVFYWGWFLGYAPLMGLFTAGVSRGRSLRELVLAVAILCPIVTNLWFTLLGGTGMQLELAGAGITDALAQNGAAAALLAILSALPLAALLIPVGLILVVLFMCTSADSMSYAAAMVVSGKNEPPPALRLFWALMIGSLTLVLLRIGTGLGDSTSIDALQAFIVITAVPVTPLVLFTLWSAPRLAWKESLRQNKLN
- the pyrE gene encoding orotate phosphoribosyltransferase, which gives rise to MSTSPGLTEEQRSDLMRRLATSAYKRGNFTLASGRQSEHYVNCKPVSLSGAGLLLISTAMLSHVEDQSVAVAGLTLGADPLVSGVAMAASLAHHNLDALIVRKAAKGHGTGAWLEGPLPQPGALITVLEDVVTTGGSSLKAVNQLREAGYVVNRVITIVDREEGGAAAMDAAELELISLFRLSEISAFASTLNQ
- a CDS encoding hemolysin family protein, which gives rise to MRLFLLAVLLVLPAFFAAAEVSLLRLRPSRVELLVEEGHTGAQAIQRLQRRLRRALMASQLGATLALVSLGWAGRGLGGRLWSDGSLGVAWRDASLFVLIVLLATFLGGLLPKAWVLNRPEQAALRLAPLLEVVMRCLAPLLNLLEAFAGLLMRLLGLAPQWDVLVPALSAGELETLVESGRVTGLFPDERNILEGVFALRDTQVREVMVPRSGMVTLPASVCFAELMEAVHHTRHARFPVIGESLDDVLGVLDLRQMAEPIARGQLESNSPLEPYLQPAVRVLETSTLAELLPMIRSGQPLLLVVDEHGGTEGLVTAADLTGEIVGDEVQDDADEPELQAEESRPGSWLVAGELEIFELNRQLDLDLPEADDHHTLAGFLLERLQHIPAAGEALSFQGLQFEITVMAGPRIDRVRLILPNLDEVSD
- a CDS encoding folate-binding protein YgfZ, with the translated sequence MTGALHWDSAFPLLRLEGEGTRNFLQGQTSADMTDTPEGALVQTCWLSATGRLRALLEVRLRANGADVLVLAGDATAVAKGFDQVIFPADRVRLQPITEQRRVQPLSKTITALWLDHDSPLPPSWTSNPADSKQLERWRIEQRLAFGAGELNADANPFELGLTDLVSLSKGCFLGQETVAKLANLGGTKQELRGWICNHVPSVGDTLRANGERAGTITSVLDTPEGSIGLALVRRLHLGAETLDGSDGQTVHMNPLPADQRPAVG
- the rdgB gene encoding RdgB/HAM1 family non-canonical purine NTP pyrophosphatase; translated protein: MTKNRVLVIASGNQGKILEFQGLLNGLPLLVEPQPEGLDVEETGTTFAANARIKALAVAQATGHWALADDSGLSVSALNGAPGVHSARYAPTDPERIKKLLEALRPCHERSAYFSAALCIAAPDGEVLVEVEGRCEGQITKAPRGDQGFGYDPIFEVNNTGRTFAEMALSEKKSYGHRGRAFTLLEPLLKNLISTD
- a CDS encoding phosphoglucomutase/phosphomannomutase family protein, coding for MASAPLPLGPAPIQFGTDGWRGVLGVDITVERLLPVAAAAAQELAHRAPEGLDSRTVVIGYDRRFLAPELAEAIAAAVRGCELEPLLTDTPVPTPACSWAVVERRALGALVITASHNPPEWLGLKIKGPFGGSVEGDFTAAVERRLAAGGITIPIQGEVARFPGRDEHLNGLRTKLDLAPIMAGLKAMKLKVIVDPMHGSAAGCISDLFGPAGAGWIEEIRSERNPLFGGNPPEPLAPYLQELIAAVRASTAAGTPAVGLVFDGDGDRIAAVDETGRFCSTQLLMPLLIDHLARARALPGSIVKTVSGSDLMRLVAEAQGRDVLELAVGFKYIAAEMLTGDVLIGGEESGGVGFGMHLPERDALYAAVLVLEALVEGGQPLGARLTGLQDQHGGASHYDRLDLRLANMEARKRLEQILEKATPTAVAGEEVQEVIRTDGIKLRMGPSHWLMLRFSGTEPLLRLYCEGPDADRVHAVLTWAEHFAEAA
- a CDS encoding TM0106 family RecB-like putative nuclease; its protein translation is MGATPLADNVLTDRLLRSWLRCRRKAWLDRHGDVNQRRWTAHRNLLLDDQQRSFVALLPHKPGHGVAACAAGEEGIVGLRLKGAGPSGERVEAHPPLLLRVTGQSRWGSFAYQPVLARQGRRITREHQLPLALMGHLLEAYQASPVPELLVLGGGGRRLERERIRLTSGLRKQLSEALRKLKADLERPQPPSLAADRRKCTLCSWRESCSRVAAADGHLSEVSGIGAKRRDMLQELGIHGLNDLASANPERLAVEMERFGEQHGDVARALVAQAMAQRDGLVERLDGTPALPELQGAPGVLLYDIESDPDARHDFLHGFLRLPRQSDGRWDLAAATYHPLLVMAEHGEQRSWLRLQRLLSRYDGWPILHYGETETLSLRRLAQRQGASDAQLRRLKRRLVDVHSRIRSHWRLPLGSYGLKSVAAWRGFHWSQPGVDGARALLWWRQWLGEGPKRRGSRHGLAWIFQYNQDDCRATWAVAEWILKEDHLLKSGPVLDQPTAGR
- a CDS encoding FAD-dependent oxidoreductase, which encodes MSNNLSSLPNQASVVIIGGGMAGLSCAASLARQGVSDVVLLEAKTLAHAQASSFGETRMFREMYSDPVLCKLAQEANRLWREEEVLSGETLRETHGLLFYGESWDEETIEGSIPGARRVMDDQGIPYEALNAGEISARFPLKPKADFTGLFEPTAGAVRSDKVIAHWRKTAEQAGHLLVEHAAVRSLDDDGGGVLLESGQHIAADQVVVACGVWSQLLLAPLGLAPKLEVWPMLWAHYTVDPALADRYPQWFCFQKERGDDGGLYYGFPVLSTTSDGRPRIKAGIDWAPQELRVREPNAMCSEPPARLVELLDHFLFNNVSGIQERVETVISPYSMTSDVNFVLDRLSPKLSLFCGGSGQSFKFAPLIGDSLARLARGESPAVDISCWNHKRAAVCA
- a CDS encoding Glu/Leu/Phe/Val dehydrogenase dimerization domain-containing protein; its protein translation is MANATKPEPTVSVLAQHVSAHLSVFVVAENTDSKRPANGGLRLLNYPSDEACIADGQRLAGLMTHKHDLYGTGFAGGKIVARAQEPAAVKDELISVTAGLLESLDGSMITGCDLNTSLEDMERLMSLTPHVLAAVGSPVDASAATAHGTLGAVEAVLSSDLKDAPPGRALVHGCGAVGGTVAKTLVDQGWTVFTVDLNRERAGLAGATPLPPSCPWWEVKVDLMLPCSISGLINSEIAEGMRTKAVVPAANAPFQNPQLADELRQRGIPVLPDPLVNAGAVIADSIERFSPQAWKGAGAEDVYAFVRGEVRRRATEYLSQREQGLSVGDALTEVAADTTDPIGLSFKDTP